A genomic stretch from Amorphus orientalis includes:
- the flhA gene encoding flagellar biosynthesis protein FlhA yields the protein MRDVGFAGGVIAILAILFLPIPTFLIDIGLALSIAFSVLILMVALWIQKPLEFSSFPTILLIATLMRLSLSVATTRLILADGNEGVSAAGHVIQGFSQFVMGGDFVIGIVVFLILVTVNFLVITKGATRIAEVGARFTLDAIPGKQMAIDADLSAGLIDDKEAQARRRELEEESSFFGSMDGASKFVRGEAIASLITIVVNIFGGIVIATTRHGMPLAEAADVFTRLSVGDGLVSQIPALIVSLAAGLLVSKGGTRGTAEQAVLGQLGAYPKALFVAAGMMAIFAVMPGLPMLPFLVLSAIMAFVGYTVPKQLAAKEAAEAEQAKAEEEERQREVKESVKESLKVAEIELAVGKQLATTVLRNPQELAQRVNKMRRKFATQYGFVIPEIKITESLSVPTKSYQIKFHGTAVASHQLRIGELLVVTGGGHKPDVPGEEVREPAFGMEAMWVTDAFATEVRREGFSPVDNLSVVLTHMAEVIRNNLPQLLSYKDLRALLDRLDPEYKRLIDDICPAQISYSGLQAVLKLLLAERVSIRNLHLILEAIAEIVPHVRRTEQVVEHVRMRMAQQICGDLSDGGELNVLRLGNHWDLTFHQALKRDSKGEVIEFDVDPRLVEQFGTQASEVIRRHLSEGKAFAIVTAPDARPYVRMIVERMFPALPVLSHVEIARGAEIKLLGTIS from the coding sequence ATGCGCGACGTCGGCTTTGCCGGCGGCGTCATCGCCATTCTCGCCATCCTGTTCCTGCCGATCCCGACCTTCCTGATCGACATCGGGCTGGCGCTCTCGATCGCATTCTCCGTGCTGATCCTGATGGTCGCCCTCTGGATTCAGAAACCCCTCGAATTCTCGTCGTTTCCAACCATCCTTCTGATCGCGACGCTGATGCGCCTGTCGCTGTCGGTCGCCACCACGCGCCTGATCCTGGCCGACGGCAACGAGGGCGTGTCGGCCGCCGGACACGTCATCCAGGGCTTCTCCCAGTTCGTGATGGGCGGCGACTTCGTCATCGGCATCGTGGTCTTCCTGATCCTGGTGACGGTCAACTTCCTGGTCATCACCAAGGGCGCGACGCGTATCGCCGAGGTGGGCGCCCGCTTCACCCTCGATGCCATCCCCGGCAAGCAGATGGCGATCGACGCGGATCTGTCGGCCGGTCTGATCGACGACAAGGAAGCCCAGGCCCGCCGCCGCGAACTCGAAGAGGAAAGCTCCTTCTTCGGCTCCATGGACGGTGCCTCCAAGTTCGTGCGCGGCGAGGCCATCGCCAGCCTGATCACCATCGTGGTCAACATTTTCGGCGGCATCGTCATCGCCACCACCCGCCACGGCATGCCGCTGGCCGAAGCAGCCGACGTGTTCACCCGCCTGTCCGTCGGCGACGGTCTGGTCTCCCAGATCCCGGCCCTCATCGTGTCGCTGGCCGCCGGCCTTCTGGTCTCCAAGGGCGGCACCCGGGGCACGGCCGAACAGGCGGTGCTCGGCCAGCTCGGCGCTTATCCCAAGGCCCTCTTCGTGGCGGCGGGCATGATGGCGATCTTCGCGGTCATGCCCGGCCTGCCCATGCTGCCCTTCCTCGTGCTGAGCGCCATCATGGCCTTCGTAGGCTACACGGTCCCCAAGCAGCTCGCCGCCAAGGAGGCCGCCGAAGCCGAGCAGGCCAAGGCGGAGGAAGAAGAGCGCCAGCGCGAGGTCAAGGAATCGGTCAAGGAATCGCTGAAGGTCGCGGAGATCGAACTCGCCGTCGGCAAGCAGCTCGCCACCACCGTTCTGCGCAATCCGCAGGAACTCGCCCAGCGCGTCAACAAGATGCGCCGCAAGTTCGCGACCCAGTACGGGTTCGTGATCCCGGAGATTAAGATCACCGAAAGCCTCTCGGTGCCGACCAAGTCGTACCAGATCAAGTTTCACGGGACTGCCGTCGCCAGCCACCAGCTGCGCATCGGCGAGCTCCTGGTGGTGACGGGCGGCGGCCACAAGCCGGACGTGCCCGGCGAGGAAGTGCGCGAACCGGCCTTCGGCATGGAGGCGATGTGGGTCACCGACGCCTTCGCCACGGAAGTGCGCCGCGAGGGGTTCTCGCCGGTGGACAACCTGTCGGTGGTCCTCACCCACATGGCCGAGGTCATCCGCAACAACCTGCCGCAGCTTCTCTCCTACAAGGACCTGCGCGCGCTGCTCGACCGCCTCGACCCGGAATACAAGCGCCTGATCGACGACATCTGCCCGGCCCAGATCTCCTATTCAGGGCTGCAAGCGGTGCTGAAGCTGCTGCTTGCGGAGCGCGTCTCGATCCGCAACCTCCATCTCATCCTCGAGGCGATCGCCGAAATCGTCCCCCACGTCCGCCGCACGGAACAGGTCGTCGAGCACGTCCGCATGCGCATGGCGCAGCAGATCTGCGGCGACCTCTCCGACGGCGGCGAGCTCAATGTCCTGCGCCTCGGCAACCACTGGGACCTCACCTTCCATCAGGCCCTCAAGCGCGACAGCAAGGGCGAGGTCATCGAGTTCGACGTCGATCCGCGACTGGTCGAGCAATTCGGCACCCAGGCCTCCGAAGTGATCCGCCGTCACCTGTCGGAGGGCAAGGCGTTCGCCATCGTCACCGCACCCGATGCGCGCCCCTATGTGCGCATGATCGTGGAGCGGATGTTCCCCGCCCTTCCGGTGCTGTCCCATGTCGAAATCGCGCGCGGCGCCGAGATCAAGTTGCTCGGCACCATCTCGTGA
- the flgD gene encoding flagellar hook assembly protein FlgD, with amino-acid sequence MSDINSLTNSSTFGQSSRTKTGGDTSKTPDYDAFLQLMVTQMKNQDPTKPMDSTEYMAQLASFSQVEQQMESNTKLDFLLASSELSFAGNMIGRTVTSADGAQSGEVASVRVTAYGPEATLTDGSKMMVTPGVVLS; translated from the coding sequence ATGTCCGACATCAACAGCCTGACCAACAGTTCGACATTCGGCCAGTCATCCAGGACCAAGACCGGCGGCGACACCAGCAAGACACCTGACTATGACGCCTTCCTGCAGCTCATGGTCACGCAGATGAAGAACCAGGACCCGACCAAGCCGATGGACTCGACCGAGTACATGGCGCAGCTCGCCTCGTTCTCCCAGGTCGAGCAGCAGATGGAATCCAACACCAAGCTCGATTTCCTGCTGGCCTCCTCCGAGCTGTCGTTCGCCGGAAACATGATCGGCCGCACCGTCACCTCCGCCGACGGCGCCCAGAGCGGCGAAGTCGCGTCCGTTCGGGTCACCGCTTACGGTCCCGAGGCGACGCTGACCGACGGCTCCAAGATGATGGTCACTCCCGGCGTGGTCCTGAGCTGA
- the flbT gene encoding flagellar biosynthesis repressor FlbT: MTKPIQISLRAGERIYINGAVIRVGRKVTLELLNDVTFLLESHVMQVEDTTTPLRQLYFVVQTMLIDPRNAEATRALFESMHEALVDTCTNADIQEGLAEVKRHVEAHRPFDGLRTIRRLFAVEDSILGRSRQSESHGRTRAADRLAETAVA, translated from the coding sequence ATGACAAAGCCTATCCAGATCTCCCTGCGCGCCGGCGAACGCATCTACATCAACGGCGCCGTCATCCGGGTCGGCCGCAAGGTCACGCTCGAGCTTCTCAACGACGTGACGTTCCTGCTGGAAAGCCACGTCATGCAGGTCGAGGACACAACCACGCCGCTCCGGCAGCTCTATTTCGTGGTCCAGACCATGCTGATCGATCCGCGCAACGCCGAAGCGACGCGCGCCCTGTTCGAGAGCATGCACGAGGCGCTGGTGGACACCTGCACCAACGCCGACATCCAGGAAGGCCTGGCGGAAGTCAAACGCCACGTGGAGGCCCACCGGCCGTTTGACGGTCTGCGGACGATCCGGCGCCTGTTTGCCGTCGAGGACAGCATCCTCGGCAGGTCTCGCCAGAGCGAAAGCCATGGACGGACCCGCGCGGCGGATCGGCTCGCCGAGACCGCCGTCGCGTAA
- a CDS encoding flagellar protein FlgN has protein sequence MSTHADRYNVALNSLLDRLEASLDAEIEALGQVGSVNFDVYSRQKSRVLLELSRLVRGSNGEAPNQEIAERLATLRGKLERDLSLLGTHLTATQEVAEIIACTLREAESDGTYSAPFAAGEARP, from the coding sequence ATGAGCACGCACGCTGACCGCTACAACGTCGCCCTGAACAGCCTTCTGGATCGCCTCGAAGCCAGCCTCGACGCCGAGATCGAAGCGCTCGGCCAGGTCGGCTCGGTCAACTTCGATGTCTACAGCCGTCAGAAGAGCCGCGTTCTCCTGGAGCTGTCGCGCCTCGTGCGCGGCTCCAACGGCGAAGCACCGAACCAGGAGATCGCCGAACGGCTCGCCACGCTTCGTGGAAAGCTGGAGCGGGACCTGTCGCTGCTCGGCACCCACCTGACGGCAACTCAGGAAGTCGCCGAGATCATCGCCTGCACGCTCCGCGAGGCGGAGTCCGACGGCACCTATTCGGCCCCGTTCGCTGCCGGTGAGGCGCGGCCATGA
- a CDS encoding flagellar biosynthetic protein FliR, which translates to MSELASETVFTALLVFCRIGGCLLIAPGLSSMRMPMQVRLFLAVAISLALTPVLYPIVRPATGDGSPSGLLLAIASETGIGFMIGFLARIFFMALQTLAIAAAQFVGLGGMFGGISDESGPLPSTALLFTMTAVAMVFASDQHWVLLAGLVDSYGVLPPGGGFSARLGLVDVADQLADAFMLTLRITSPFLIYSVVVNFAIGITNKLTPQIPIFFIAMPFVTAGGLLLLFFTIKEALIVFSSAFGAWLAMG; encoded by the coding sequence GTGAGCGAACTGGCCTCGGAGACGGTCTTCACGGCGCTCCTCGTGTTCTGCCGCATCGGAGGCTGCCTCCTCATCGCACCCGGTCTGTCCAGCATGCGGATGCCGATGCAGGTGCGGCTGTTCCTGGCCGTCGCCATCTCGCTCGCGCTCACGCCGGTGCTCTATCCGATCGTGCGGCCGGCCACCGGCGACGGGAGCCCCTCAGGCCTTCTGCTCGCCATCGCGTCGGAGACCGGGATCGGCTTCATGATCGGCTTCCTGGCGCGCATCTTCTTCATGGCGCTCCAGACGCTGGCGATCGCCGCGGCGCAGTTCGTCGGCCTGGGCGGCATGTTCGGCGGCATCTCCGACGAATCCGGCCCGTTGCCCAGCACGGCCCTGCTGTTCACCATGACTGCGGTCGCCATGGTGTTCGCCTCCGACCAGCACTGGGTGCTTCTGGCGGGGCTGGTGGACTCCTACGGCGTGCTGCCGCCCGGCGGCGGCTTCTCCGCGCGGCTGGGCCTGGTCGACGTGGCGGACCAGCTCGCCGACGCCTTCATGCTGACGCTGCGCATCACCAGCCCGTTCCTGATCTATTCGGTGGTGGTGAACTTCGCGATCGGCATCACCAACAAGCTGACGCCGCAGATCCCGATCTTCTTCATCGCCATGCCGTTCGTGACGGCGGGCGGGCTGCTGCTGCTGTTCTTCACAATCAAGGAAGCGCTGATCGTGTTCTCCAGCGCGTTCGGTGCCTGGCTGGCGATGGGGTGA
- a CDS encoding rod-binding protein, which produces MAISPPSDIVFDVVNAVDPMNYAEAVDRLRRAAGPTGTDKADFKAAFEGFSRSAPRVLNDGSASLTTRANNQVLYASQPGIEPKGAYQDFEAMVLTTFVETMMPDDTDSVFGSGTAGSVWRSMMSEKIAEQMAGAGGIGIASQLQASEARRMASLDPALAAASTGPASSMTDAAPSEPAAEASAEAEAGTEQTREFGLGDILSAAAARFGVILPGGSK; this is translated from the coding sequence ATGGCAATCAGCCCTCCCTCCGATATCGTCTTCGACGTGGTGAATGCCGTCGATCCGATGAACTATGCGGAGGCGGTGGATCGGCTGCGGCGTGCGGCGGGTCCGACCGGCACGGACAAGGCCGACTTCAAGGCGGCGTTCGAAGGCTTCAGCCGGAGCGCGCCGCGGGTCCTGAACGACGGCAGTGCGTCGCTCACCACCCGGGCCAACAACCAGGTCCTTTACGCCAGCCAGCCCGGCATCGAGCCGAAAGGCGCCTACCAGGATTTCGAGGCGATGGTCCTCACCACCTTCGTGGAGACCATGATGCCCGATGACACCGACAGCGTGTTCGGATCCGGCACCGCCGGCTCCGTGTGGCGGTCGATGATGTCTGAGAAGATCGCCGAGCAGATGGCGGGCGCAGGCGGCATCGGCATTGCCAGTCAGCTTCAGGCGAGCGAGGCGCGGCGGATGGCCAGCCTCGATCCCGCGCTGGCCGCGGCTTCAACCGGTCCCGCGTCCAGCATGACCGACGCGGCCCCGTCCGAGCCCGCCGCCGAGGCGTCGGCCGAAGCCGAGGCCGGAACCGAACAGACCCGCGAATTCGGCCTGGGCGACATCCTGTCCGCCGCGGCCGCGCGCTTCGGCGTCATCCTCCCCGGTGGATCCAAGTGA
- a CDS encoding flagellar biosynthetic protein FliQ produces MSEVDAIDIVQQAIWTIIVASSPAVVSAMLIGILIALFQALTQVQEMTLTFIPKILTILAVSALTATFIGAQIFAFTDEVYGRIITGF; encoded by the coding sequence ATGAGCGAAGTCGACGCAATCGATATCGTCCAGCAGGCGATCTGGACGATCATCGTCGCCTCCTCGCCTGCCGTCGTGTCAGCCATGCTGATCGGCATTCTGATCGCGCTGTTTCAGGCCCTGACCCAGGTGCAGGAAATGACGCTGACCTTCATTCCGAAGATCCTGACCATTCTCGCCGTCTCCGCGCTGACGGCGACGTTCATCGGCGCCCAGATCTTCGCCTTCACCGACGAAGTCTACGGTCGGATCATCACCGGCTTCTGA